A single genomic interval of Porphyromonas sp. oral taxon 275 harbors:
- a CDS encoding energy transducer TonB: MKKALFLGLGLCLLALPGLSPDAQGQQPSSHLQQEDQKIYEVVDTEPGFPGGMSAMMKYLAENIRYPEAAVKAGKQGRVMVSFVVEADGSISHAKVARGISAELNKEALRVVRAMPKWEPGRHQGKVVRTRYVLPVVYRLK, translated from the coding sequence ATGAAGAAAGCTCTTTTCCTAGGCCTGGGCCTCTGCCTCCTGGCACTCCCTGGCCTCAGCCCTGACGCACAGGGTCAGCAGCCATCCAGCCACCTACAGCAGGAAGACCAAAAGATCTACGAGGTCGTCGACACCGAGCCCGGCTTCCCTGGAGGTATGAGCGCCATGATGAAGTACCTCGCGGAGAACATTCGCTACCCCGAGGCAGCCGTCAAGGCAGGTAAGCAGGGACGCGTCATGGTCAGCTTCGTCGTCGAGGCCGACGGATCGATCTCGCACGCTAAGGTCGCCAGAGGTATCTCTGCCGAACTCAACAAGGAGGCTCTACGCGTAGTCCGTGCCATGCCCAAGTGGGAACCTGGACGCCATCAGGGTAAGGTCGTCCGCACGCGTTACGTGCTTCCCGTCGTCTACCGTCTCAAGTAA
- a CDS encoding acyltransferase has product MQHRLLHLDAIKGLAILLVIMGHIHIFAARAEHPMYSYFMAFIKAVHMPLFFLIAGYFSQRPVSTLPQLGRYLKDKTIRLITPALLFLGLLTLWNRGTIDLSPKELLEAHYWFTPALFIYFLVFLLQRWGIDQIVERLGAKASKALELGLHGAATIALCYTLTKLPLYRSSLCSLDLERLRVTMACLYPYVVIGFLIGRLELLPRLRSHSAGLVSFALLVVSIGLLRYYSYDTPYLSYGLWHNDRLMALSFFAFLVYTFGLMTEGSSKVGKAFVFLGNWSLPIYLVHYFFIPILPPLDTLLPALEPSARLPLELLLYFAGALVTLLPTLAVIYCLKFNPYLDFLLFGEKDRLKKG; this is encoded by the coding sequence ATGCAGCACCGCCTGCTCCACCTAGACGCTATCAAGGGCCTTGCCATCCTACTGGTCATCATGGGGCACATTCATATCTTTGCCGCTCGGGCGGAGCACCCCATGTATAGCTACTTCATGGCCTTCATCAAGGCCGTGCACATGCCCCTCTTCTTCCTCATCGCAGGTTACTTCTCGCAGCGTCCCGTCAGCACGCTACCTCAGCTGGGGCGATATCTCAAGGATAAGACCATTCGCCTCATCACCCCTGCCCTCCTATTCCTCGGCCTCTTGACACTATGGAATAGAGGCACCATAGACCTGAGCCCGAAGGAGCTCTTGGAGGCGCACTATTGGTTCACCCCCGCCCTCTTCATCTACTTCCTCGTCTTTCTCCTACAGCGCTGGGGGATTGATCAGATCGTAGAGCGTCTAGGCGCTAAGGCAAGCAAGGCGCTAGAGCTAGGCCTACACGGAGCGGCGACGATCGCACTCTGCTACACACTCACGAAGCTACCGCTCTATCGCTCCAGCTTATGCTCCCTAGACCTAGAGCGCCTTCGGGTGACGATGGCCTGCCTCTATCCCTACGTGGTCATCGGCTTTCTCATCGGGCGGCTCGAGCTGCTGCCCCGCCTGCGTAGCCATAGCGCGGGGCTCGTTTCCTTTGCCCTCCTCGTGGTCAGCATCGGCCTCCTGCGCTACTACAGCTACGATACGCCCTACCTATCCTACGGGCTGTGGCACAACGATCGCCTGATGGCCCTCTCCTTCTTCGCCTTCCTCGTCTATACCTTCGGCCTCATGACGGAGGGCAGCAGCAAGGTCGGCAAGGCCTTCGTCTTCCTCGGGAACTGGTCGCTGCCGATCTACCTCGTGCACTACTTCTTCATCCCCATCCTGCCGCCGCTGGACACGCTGCTCCCTGCCCTGGAGCCCTCGGCACGCCTGCCGCTGGAGCTGCTCCTCTACTTCGCTGGGGCCCTCGTGACGCTGCTCCCGACGCTCGCCGTCATCTACTGCCTCAAGTTCAATCCCTACCTAGACTTCTTGCTCTTCGGGGAGAAGGATAGACTCAAGAAGGGCTAG
- a CDS encoding glycosyltransferase family 1 protein, translating into MSRIVISAISLRKGGTLTILRQCLEYLSQRSAQTGDEIIALVHRRDLCDYPNIRYIELPEAISSWGSRLSYEYRKLLPISEELAPVDLWLSMHDTTPRIKARRQAVYCQTSFPFMRWRFRDFRYDPKIPLFALFTRLVYRYRVHHNRYLIVQQEWLREGLSKLLGVAPERFIVAPPAAPVLELQDRVTHDEATPYTFLYAATPDAHKNFETLCHASALLEKHVGKRRFRTVLTISGKENKYAESLYERWGSCESIVFRGFLSREELRQQYADTDCMVFPSRIETWGLPLSEFKGYERPMLVSDLPFAHETTSGAKAVAFFPPENATRLSQLMQEMLEGDTRELHPVPVRSKGEPTAASWAELFDLLLAGL; encoded by the coding sequence ATGAGTCGCATCGTCATCTCTGCCATCAGCCTACGCAAGGGCGGTACCCTCACCATCCTGCGTCAGTGCCTCGAGTACCTCTCCCAGCGCAGTGCTCAGACCGGAGACGAGATCATAGCCCTCGTACACCGCCGAGACCTTTGTGATTATCCCAACATCCGCTACATCGAGCTCCCCGAAGCCATTTCTAGCTGGGGAAGCCGCCTCAGCTACGAGTACCGCAAGCTACTGCCGATCTCTGAGGAACTCGCACCCGTAGACCTGTGGCTGTCGATGCACGACACTACCCCACGCATCAAGGCACGCCGCCAGGCCGTCTACTGCCAGACCTCCTTCCCCTTCATGCGCTGGCGCTTCAGAGACTTCCGCTACGACCCCAAGATTCCCCTCTTCGCCCTCTTCACGCGCCTGGTGTACCGCTATCGCGTGCATCACAATCGCTACCTCATCGTACAGCAGGAGTGGCTACGCGAGGGACTGAGCAAGCTCCTCGGCGTGGCTCCAGAGCGCTTCATCGTAGCGCCACCCGCCGCCCCTGTACTGGAGCTACAGGATCGAGTGACGCACGACGAAGCGACGCCCTACACCTTCCTCTACGCGGCGACGCCCGATGCGCACAAGAACTTTGAGACCCTCTGCCACGCCTCGGCGCTTCTGGAGAAGCACGTCGGGAAGAGACGCTTCCGCACCGTGCTGACCATCTCAGGCAAGGAGAATAAGTACGCCGAGAGCCTCTACGAGCGCTGGGGGAGCTGCGAGAGCATCGTCTTCCGTGGCTTCCTCTCCCGCGAGGAGCTACGCCAGCAGTATGCCGACACGGACTGCATGGTCTTCCCCTCACGTATCGAGACCTGGGGGCTACCCCTCTCCGAATTTAAGGGCTACGAGCGTCCCATGCTGGTCAGCGACCTGCCCTTTGCCCACGAGACGACCTCGGGGGCTAAGGCTGTGGCCTTCTTCCCGCCGGAGAATGCCACACGTCTCTCGCAGCTGATGCAGGAGATGCTCGAGGGGGATACCCGCGAGCTCCACCCCGTCCCCGTTCGCAGTAAGGGCGAGCCGACAGCGGCCTCTTGGGCTGAGCTCTTCGACCTGCTACTCGCCGGGCTTTAG